The genomic region ATCCGAGCCTCCAACTCGTCGGCGGAATCGACTACACCGTCTCTTCCATCGCCTACCAGCTCGGACGCCCCATCTACTACCTCAACCGCGGAGAATTCGGCACCTTTGTCAAATGGGACCGCCATCGAAAACGATCCCCCAAAGACATCCATCAAGACCTTCAAAACTGGATAACAAAAAGGAACGCTCTCTTCGTTTTCGACACCCAATTCGCACAACCTTTCACCCCACTTCTCAACTCCTGCTGCATCCACATAGCAACTTTCCACGCCGCCTTTGTCCTCGATGAAAGTTACGAAATATGGACCCTGAAAAATTGACCATCAACTCAGTAACAACCCCTGTCCTGACAGTCGCCATTCCAACCTTTAACAGGACACAAGCATTGATCACACAAATCAAAAGACTCTTGCCTCAACTCAACGACCCGCGCGTTTATTTGCTTGTCTTAAATAACGCCGGTGACCCCAACCTCCTCAACACAATTAGACCTCTCGTCGAGCCTATTCAGGGACGATTTTATTATCATTCAAATGTAGCCAACATCGGAATGTGTGCAAATATTCTCCGAACGCTTGAACTTGCTCAAACCTCATGGATCTGGTGGCTAGGCGATGACGATCCCATCCTCGCTGATGCTATCAAAACAGCTTTCCAAGCTATAGCGGAAGCCGATGAACACACACTGATGATTCAATCCGGCTGCAATCATCCTGAAATAAACATCCATCGCCCCCAAAAAATCTCCTCCCTAAGCTCACTATCTAAGCTCTGTGAAAATTCGTGGATCATCAGCAACTTTCTGCACTTGTCCTCTACTATCGTAAACCGCCCCTTAGCTTTGAAGTATCTCAATGTCGGCTATCATACAGTTTACAGCCTAGGCCCGCACGTTGCGATGAAGTTCGTAGGGGTTCGTGATGGACTCAACATCCTTCTCTATCCCCAACAAATGTTCGAATCCGGTGGATACGACCCGCAGAGCTGGAGCCGATGGAAACTACTATTCGGAATGACCTCACTAATTGAGCTAGAGGGAGTCGAACAGGAACTCTATCAATCTCTGCGTAGCGTCTATAGAGCGTGGCTCGGACGTCCACTGTTGATAAGAATGCTTGCCACGATTCTTAGAGGCACCGATCGACCGAGCATTTACTGGCGGTCCTATTGTTTGAGAATAGCAAGTGTTTCGGGATTTCGGAGAGGCCTTTTATTTTGCTCACTTGCCTTATTCATTTGTCCTTTACTGAAGTGTGATTGGATTTGTTCACTCCTTAAAAAAATCTTAGGCAGCCGAAAAGAACTAAGCAGTGCGAGCTATTAAGCACTTTAACTTTCCGAGTTGGAATGAAAAGTCTACTTAAAAAAATCGGAGTGGATCGCGCTATCCTCTTCAGTGCCGGCAGTAAATTTTGGTCCCTATTCATCGGTCCAATTTCTCTTCTCCTGATTGCTACAGTTCTGAGCCCGACAGAGCAGGGATACTATTATACCTTCTGGAGCTTGATAGCAGCCCAAGTTTTTTTTGAGTTAGGAATTGGGAATGTCCTACTGCTCTATGCAGGCCATGAAAAAGCCAAACTACAATGGGAACCCACTGGAACACTAACTGGTGACCCCGCCGCACTCTCTCGTCTAGCTTCGCTTTTTCGCAAAGCCGCGCGTTTTTATTTCTCAATACTCCCTTTTGCATTCACAGTCATCACCCTCTTAGGATGGACACTCTTCTCAAACGA from Candidatus Methylacidiphilales bacterium harbors:
- a CDS encoding glycosyltransferase family 2 protein — protein: MDPEKLTINSVTTPVLTVAIPTFNRTQALITQIKRLLPQLNDPRVYLLVLNNAGDPNLLNTIRPLVEPIQGRFYYHSNVANIGMCANILRTLELAQTSWIWWLGDDDPILADAIKTAFQAIAEADEHTLMIQSGCNHPEINIHRPQKISSLSSLSKLCENSWIISNFLHLSSTIVNRPLALKYLNVGYHTVYSLGPHVAMKFVGVRDGLNILLYPQQMFESGGYDPQSWSRWKLLFGMTSLIELEGVEQELYQSLRSVYRAWLGRPLLIRMLATILRGTDRPSIYWRSYCLRIASVSGFRRGLLFCSLALFICPLLKCDWICSLLKKILGSRKELSSASY